In the Helicobacter cetorum MIT 99-5656 genome, TCACTACAGAATTACACCATAAAAACCCCTATGAACTGCTAGTGGCTACCATTTTAAGTGCACAATGCACAGACGCTAGGGTCAATAGCGTAACGCCTAAGTTGTTTGAAAAATACCCTAGCGTTTATGATTTAGCTCTTGCTCCTTTAGAAGAAGTCAAAGAAATCATTCAATCTATTTCTTATTTCAACAATAAAAGCAAACATTTAATTAATATGGCACAAAAAGTGGTGAGAGATTTTAAGGGCATTATTCCATCTACGCAAAAAGAATTGATGAGCCTAGATGGCGTGGGGCAAAAAACCGCTAATGTGGTGCTATCGGTGTGTTTTAATGCCAACTATATGGCAGTAGATACCCATGTATTTCGCACAACACATCGCTTAGGATTAAGCAATGCTAACACCCCCATAAAAACTGAAAATGAGTTAAGCGAGCTTTTTGAAACTAATCTATCTGAACTCCACCATGCATTAATTTTATTTGGGCGTTATACCTGCAAGGCTAAAAACCCCCTATGTGATGCATGTTTTTTAAAAGAATTTTGTGTTTCTAAGGCTAGTTTTAAGGCGTAGTGGCTTTATTTATTATAAAAATTATAGTAATATTAGGGTTTTAGAGTCCA is a window encoding:
- the nth gene encoding endonuclease III; its protein translation is MSLKRTKHYQKALKIKELLLGHYPNLTTELHHKNPYELLVATILSAQCTDARVNSVTPKLFEKYPSVYDLALAPLEEVKEIIQSISYFNNKSKHLINMAQKVVRDFKGIIPSTQKELMSLDGVGQKTANVVLSVCFNANYMAVDTHVFRTTHRLGLSNANTPIKTENELSELFETNLSELHHALILFGRYTCKAKNPLCDACFLKEFCVSKASFKA